A part of Crassostrea angulata isolate pt1a10 chromosome 5, ASM2561291v2, whole genome shotgun sequence genomic DNA contains:
- the LOC128185976 gene encoding phosphatidylinositol phosphatase PTPRQ-like isoform X4, whose translation MSFADTSLDQKLKLHQMDNILKIICWFYVLSAIEAATLGASCNNTVLCTPTVETCTSNVCECGFDYFNVSGECKSKTRLAPTITNITSTTSKILVYWSHPSSYYDLLSNYEVTWKANGSSGGSSGLLEKTVKQYTVSSHLMAGQLYIVNVITHAYRTNPATNIVVNSSDATIRLVPQYPGYLLTRECDFAHDNLLLKWEPPVETFVTKYEVRIDGITYTTTDFFPMLQINGKVFLPGWRYKVRLITVSGTTNVKKSLDKNQWIRTTPTRPGPPTNVKCLVDQLDISLEISWTAPTNPNGVIVQYQININPGKMDQANITSVATKKIVDNLIPEHVYSFTVRTINDAAESIRISDPSQAVSCKTKAMVETTLKPQTSTVMQSTVELENTDTVLAPNITKLTSTTSKISVYWSHPNTQYDLVSNYEVTWKVNGSSVETSGLLERTVKEYTVSRYLIAGQLYIVNVICHTDRSNPSSHTAVSSDDASIRLIPQYPGYLLSRECDFSHDNLLLKWEPPVDTFVTRYELRIDGKTYTTRNFFPMLQFTGEVFLPAWRYNVRIITVSGTDNVKKSIARTRWILTISTKPGPPTDVKCVVNPLDTSLDISWIPPINPNGVIVQYQININPGEMDQVNISSTSTKKTIKNLLPENTYTFAVRTINNAAESISVSSPSHEVSCKLKAEIETSSKPQTTSAMITTQSETNETGLIPIITDLTSTTSSITVHWSHPSNHSELVNNYEVIWRTEETSTESTGLLDKSVKQFSISRYLMAGQLYIVNVIAHVDITYVLARSAVHSMDATVRLVPRYPGYLISRECDFSHDNLLLKWEPPVDTFVTRYEVRIDGKTYATRNFFPMLQFTGDVFLPGWRYNVRIITVSGTDNVKKSFGITRWILTISTKPGPPTDINCAVNQIEDSIEISWKAPTNPNGVIIQYQININPGNHDQKNISSGTTKKIIKYLLPEQTYSFTVRTINNAAESIRVSDPSQTVSCQIKPKANDSTALPTMTMTTSKVNTKNCKCKSSGATIPTSPINALLFALIWIPAWIIQKIDTGAT comes from the exons ATGTCTTTTGCCGACACGTCTCTggatcaaaaattaaaactacatcaaatggataacattttaaaa ATCATTTGCTGGTTTTACGTTTTATCAGCAATTGAAGCTGCTACGTTGGGAGCAAGCTGCAATAACACTGTGCTGTGTACACCAACTGTTGAAACTTGTACTTCGAATGTCTGTGAATGTGGCTTTGATTATTTCAATGTCAGTGGAGAATGCAAATCAA AAACCAGACTGGCCCCAACCATAACCAATATTACCAGTACCACCTCCAAGATATTAGTATACTGGAGTCACCCAAGCTCTTACTATGATCTTTTGTCGAACTATGAGGTGACATGGAAAGCAAATGGGAGTTCAGGAGGATCGTCAGGACTTCTTGAAAAAACAGTTAAGCAATATACCGTCTCTAGTCATCTGATGGCTGGACAACTCTACATAGTAAATGTGATTACCCACGCTTACCGCACAAATCCTGCAACAAACATTGTTGTAAATTCCAGTGACGCTACAATTAGATTGG TTCCACAATATCCCGGGTACCTACTAACAAGAGAATGTGACTTCGCTCATGATAACTTGCTTCTGAAATGGGAACCCCCTGTCGAGACCTTTGTTACCAAGTATGAAGTAAGAATCGATGGCATCACTTATACTACAACAGATTTTTTTCCTATGCTACAAATCAATGGGAAAGTTTTTCTTCCTGGATGGCGTTATAAGGTTAGACTTATTACTGTCAGCGGGACCACTAATGTTAAGAAAAGCCTGGACAAAAATCAGTGGATTAGAACTACTCCAACAA GACCAGGTCCGCCAACCAATGTAAAATGTCTCGTTGATCAACTAGATATCTCTCTAGAGATATCATGGACGGCTCCAACAAACCCGAATGGAGTTATTGTTCAGTATCAAATCAATATCAATCCGGGAAAAATGGACCAGGCCAACATAACATCTGTAGCAACGAAAAAAATCGTAGATAACCTTATTCCAG aacaTGTATATTCCTTCACTGTACGAACAATTAACGATGCCGCAGAATCCATCAGAATAAGCGATCCAAGTCAAGCTGTTTCCTGCAAAACAAAAGCTATGg TTGAAACTACTTTAAAACCACAGACATCAACTGTCATGCAATCTACAGTGGAACTAGAAAACACTG ATACTGTACTCGCTCCCAACATAACGAAACTTACTAGTACAACGtcaaaaatatcagtatactgGAGTCATCCAAACACTCAATATGATCTGGTGTCTAACTATGAAGTGACCTGGAAAGTGAATGGGAGTTCTGTAGAGACGTCAGGTCTTCTTGAAAGGACAGTTAAGGAGTATACTGTCTCTCGTTATTTGATTGCAGGACAACTCTACATAGTAAATGTTATCTGCCATACGGATCGTTCAAACCCTTCATCTCACACTGCTGTTTCCTCTGATGACGCCTCCATTAGATTAA TTCCACAATACCCCGGATACCTACTATCAAGAGAATGTGACTTTTCTCATGATAACTTGCTTTTGAAATGGGAACCCCCTGTCGACACCTTTGTTACCAGATATGAACTAAGAATCGATGGTAAAACATATACTACAAGAAATTTCTTTCCTATGTTACAATTCACTGGAGAAGTTTTTCTTCCTGCATGGCGTTATAATGTAAGAATCATTACCGTCAGTGGTACAGACAATGTCAAGAAAAGCATTGCAAGAACTCGATGGATATTAACTATTTCAACAA AGCCTGGTCCGCCTACTGATGTAAAATGTGTAGTAAATCCACTAGATACCTCTCTTGATATATCATGGATACCTCCAATCAACCCTAACGGAGTAATTGttcaatatcaaataaatatcaatCCGGGGGAAATGGACCAGGTCAACATATCATCCACGTCAACAAAGAAAACTATCAAAAACTTACTTCCAG aaaatacgTACACATTTGCTGTACGCACAATTAACAATGCAGCAGAATCCATCAGTGTTAGTTCCCCAAGTCATGAAGTTTCCTGTAAACTTAAAGCTGAGA ttgaAACTTCTTCTAAGCCACAGACAACATCAGCTATGATAACAACACAATCGGAGACCAATG AAACCGGACTAATTCCCATCATAACTGATCTTACTAGCACAACATCGTCGATTACCGTACACTGGAGCCATCCCAGTAATCATTCTGAACTTGTAAATAATTATGAAGTGATATGGAGAACGGAGGAAACCTCGACAGAGTCGACGGGTCTTCTTGATAAGAGTGTGAAACAATTTTCGATATCTCGTTATTTGATGGCTGGACAACTATACATAGTAAATGTGATCGCTCATGTTGATATAACATATGTTTTAGCTAGAAGTGCAGTACACTCAATGGACGCTACCGTTAGATTAG TTCCACGATACCCCGGATACCTTATTTCAAGAGAATGTGACTTTTCTCATGATAACTTGCTTTTGAAATGGGAACCCCCTGTCGACACCTTTGTTACCAGATATGAAGTAAGAATCGATGGCAAAACATATGCTACAAGAAATTTCTTTCCTATGTTACAATTCACTGGAGACGTTTTTCTTCCTGGATGGCGTTATAATGTAAGAATCATTACCGTCAGTGGTACAGACAATGTCAAGAAAAGCTTTGGAATAACTCGATGGATATTAACTATTTCAACAA AGCCTGGTCCACCAACTGATATAAACTGTGCAGTTAATCAAATAGAAGACTCCATTGAAATATCATGGAAAGCCCCAACTAACCCTAACGGAGTTATTATTCAGTATCAGATAAATATTAATCCAGGAAATCATGATCAAAAAAACATATCATCTGGTACAActaagaaaattataaaatacctACTTCCAG